The following nucleotide sequence is from Glycine max cultivar Williams 82 chromosome 9, Glycine_max_v4.0, whole genome shotgun sequence.
AATTATTTGACTCGGTTTTTACATGTTACATATAAACCTTTGCAGGTGAAATCCATACCTTTCAGTGGAACTGGAAAGCACAAATACAGTTTTCAGAATATTAAAGTTCCTCCTCTCCCTGTGCATTTTTGTGATTGTGAGGAGCATTGTAAGCCTTTTGTCCCTGAAAGAGAAAAGCTATCTATTGATAGGACAGCTGAAAGTGGTGGAATAAATGATGAGGAGATTAGCATAATGAATGCTGTGATGAACAAGCTATTTGAAAAAGAACAGGTTTCCAATGCCAAGAACCTTGGAGAGGAGAAGGATTCTTTTGAATCACCTGATGCTTTACATTCTGATGAATGCGAAGATAGTGCAACAGATGAAGATGATCTCATTATTAACGTGgagacaaagaaaaataaaacatcttTAACAGAGGACAAGGAACTTCAAAGGATCTTGGAAAACCaggtatttattttctttttctgggcTGGGGTGGGGGGAGTTTAATAAATTAAGGTCTAAGTGGTAATGCCTGTTTCCTTTTATCAAGGAGTAGGTAGTCTATTCTATCTAATTGTTGTATTCAATCTTCAGGAATCATggtttaataaaagaaaaattgctAAGGAAGAACCCAACAAGAGCACGCTTCTAGTGCAAAAAAGGAGTAATAGCAATCctgacaagaacaagaagagaAAATCACTTCCCAAATTGGAAGTGTCTACTACCCCTGGAAGCAAGAGTAATATGCAGACCCTTCCAGATGAGGTGGGATCTGATGCACAGCCTACTGAACTAGAAGATGATTTTGGGGAAAAAGTTTCATGGTCTCAGAAGTCTTCATGGAGAGAACTTCTTGGTGACAAAGGCAATACTTCTTTCAGCGCTTCTCTCATATTGCCAAAGTTGGACTCTGGTGAGAGTCAACAAAGATCTGACGATCAATCCGCACCTGTATCTACAAACAACAAAACTGAAAACATGGAAAGGGATGGGCACCTAGGGAGCAAACCTGCCGATGCACCCGTGATAGAGGAGCATGCCGAAGCTCAACCTACCaataaacaagtgatagaaGATGTTGCCAATAATAAGCATAATGTGGCACCTAATAAGACAGGCAGAGGAGCTTCATGGCTGCAAAAACAATCCTGGACACAAATGGTTGGTCAGAATAACAATTCATTTAGCATTTCAAATATTTTGCCTGGCATTACTTTCCCAGAGCCAATGGCCAAGGAGGCCATTATGGAACCTGCCATTTCCAATGATTGCAAGCACAATGGCGTAGCTAAGGATACTGTTAATGTTGTCTGTGATGGGTTTAACTCAAGGGAGACTATACCAGGAAAGAGTCAGCATACCAGTGCCAATGACATTGCTTCTGCTTCAGTAGGTGAGGAAAAAGGTGAAACAAGTCCAAGGGAAAAATCCACTGAAAATGTTGAAATAGGCGAAACTTGCTCATTTATGAGAAGTGCTGCATCTTTGAAGGAATGGGCAAAAGCTAAGGCTGCTATGAGTGGATCACTCAAAAGAAAACACGGTGAGAAGGGTGAGAAGGAAGATCGAAAGGTTCCCATAAGGCGGAAAT
It contains:
- the LOC100778779 gene encoding protein REPRESSOR OF SILENCING 3 isoform X2, which produces MEDEAEETKSAARIFVGGLAEAVSAEDLRSLFASLGSVQSVQTIRTKGRSFAYLDFLSDPKSLSKLFSKYNGCLWKGGRLRLEKAKEDYLVRLKREWEQGTLDDATQKPPTAASEEEMPNTAQSSKSNTKHLNIFFPRLRKVKSIPFSGTGKHKYSFQNIKVPPLPVHFCDCEEHCKPFVPEREKLSIDRTAESGGINDEEISIMNAVMNKLFEKEQVSNAKNLGEEKDSFESPDALHSDECEDSATDEDDLIINVETKKNKTSLTEDKELQRILENQESWFNKRKIAKEEPNKSTLLVQKRSNSNPDKNKKRKSLPKLEVSTTPGSKSNMQTLPDEVGSDAQPTELEDDFGEKVSWSQKSSWRELLGDKGNTSFSASLILPKLDSGESQQRSDDQSAPVSTNNKTENMERDGHLGSKPADAPVIEEHAEAQPTNKQVIEDVANNKHNVAPNKTGRGASWLQKQSWTQMVGQNNNSFSISNILPGITFPEPMAKEAIMEPAISNDCKHNGVAKDTVNVVCDGFNSRETIPGKSQHTSANDIASASVGEEKGETSPREKSTENVEIGETCSFMRSAASLKEWAKAKAAMSGSLKRKHGEKGEKEDRKVPIRRKYDG
- the LOC100778779 gene encoding protein REPRESSOR OF SILENCING 3 isoform X1; translated protein: MEDEAEETKSAARIFVGGLAEAVSAEDLRSLFASLGSVQSVQTIRTKGRSFAYLDFLSDPKSLSKLFSKYNGCLWKGGRLRLEKAKEDYLVRLKREWEQGTLDDATQKPPTAASEEEMPNTAQSSKSNTKHLNIFFPRLRKVTYLDPTMRIYFNQLINSAPLCCCIFAKEMHYHQYLHLPKSVKSIPFSGTGKHKYSFQNIKVPPLPVHFCDCEEHCKPFVPEREKLSIDRTAESGGINDEEISIMNAVMNKLFEKEQVSNAKNLGEEKDSFESPDALHSDECEDSATDEDDLIINVETKKNKTSLTEDKELQRILENQESWFNKRKIAKEEPNKSTLLVQKRSNSNPDKNKKRKSLPKLEVSTTPGSKSNMQTLPDEVGSDAQPTELEDDFGEKVSWSQKSSWRELLGDKGNTSFSASLILPKLDSGESQQRSDDQSAPVSTNNKTENMERDGHLGSKPADAPVIEEHAEAQPTNKQVIEDVANNKHNVAPNKTGRGASWLQKQSWTQMVGQNNNSFSISNILPGITFPEPMAKEAIMEPAISNDCKHNGVAKDTVNVVCDGFNSRETIPGKSQHTSANDIASASVGEEKGETSPREKSTENVEIGETCSFMRSAASLKEWAKAKAAMSGSLKRKHGEKGEKEDRKVPIRRKYDG